The Oryza sativa Japonica Group chromosome 11, ASM3414082v1 DNA window ACAAGAGGGCACTCTAAAAGTAAAGTAAAATATCCTCCAGATATCATAAGatatgaataaaaaaaagaaatttgtaATGGATAGTACATGGAGAATAATCCTGTGTTTAATTTCTGGATTGCATATCATGGTTTTTGATCTTAGAATAAACTCTGATACAGTTTTGATTTTGTTATCTGAATCAGATGCCTGGAGGAAGGAGCTGATGAATTTTTCCTCAAACCAGTTCGGCTCTCCGACATGAGCAAGCTGAAGCCCCACATACTGAAAAGCAGATGCAAGGAGCACTACCAGCAGGAACAAAACCTGCAAAGCAACAGCGAAAGCAACAACAGCAGTAACCCCACAAGcgagaacagcagcagcagcactagCAGCAACAGCCACAAGAGAAAGGCAGTCGATGAAGAAATTTTGCCCCACACAATAAGACCAAGGCATAGTTGATTTAGCATCTGACTGGTCATTTgacactgattttttttcttgcttctGTCTGATCGGTTTTTGACATACAGATTCGTAAAAGGGATACTAACATCTAGTTTACAAAATAGAATGGAATCCGTTAACGGATACTGCTTGAATTCGAATGGGTGATTCTCAGTTCATCACATTGTGATTTTAAGCCAGTTAAGCCTTCAAATTCCTGCTGAGATTAAGGGCCACTGAAAACATCTTGTGCCATATTTGTTAAGGAATATCTTAAAACCACTACCAAACAACTTTAATGGGCAAGTTTCCCAACTGCATTCAGGTAAAGTTCCCAACTTAAATGGGCAAGTTTCCCAACTACATTCAGGTAAATTTCCCAACTTTCATGGGCAACAGGGCAAGTTTCCCAACTACATTCAGGTAAATCACGCAAAGAGGAGTCACATAGATGATAGATCAACAACTAGTAGCTAATAACTTACTACAACCTTCATCCATAGGAACACATGGATCCCTCAGAAGACGCATCGGTATGCCACACGCTTCCCAGTAAGTTCACCGTCATATATAACTTTAACCACGGTTCCCTTGTCAAAGCCATAGTAGCGAGCAACAGCATCAGTCTCTAGCATGCGTGGCAACTGAAAGATACAAGCACCATTTCAGCGAAGTGATGTAAAGGTATTTCAGGACAGTAATTTTAGTGTTAAAAATGCCATATATTAATGACCGGAAGGAGTAAAATGGTAGTGAAAACAAAAATGATTTGGCTTTGAGGCACAACAAGATTCCATCtaccaaaacaaagaaaattgtCCATTTCTCATAATGAATATAAAGAGGATCACTGGTATGTTTACCACATAACAAGGATACTGCAATAACAAATATGATGCAGATCAACATGTGACTATGCAAATAATGTAGAGGATCAACATTTATCGTAAAATATGGCATATTTTGTATATGGTAAATTTAATACACTCAAGGGTACTTCTACTGTACTTGGATCTATTTGCCCTTTGGGCTTACCATACAACTTACTATTCACATTAGCAACCATATTTTACAACAAATGTAGTTTCACAAAAGCATCACATTATTTGATTACTGACATAAAAAATTGGTAACAGATTCTAAAGCACTGTTAGCAAATTATAGACAAGCATACCTGTGAGTCTTCCACATTGTATTCCTTGAGGAGCTTGGCCTTTTGATCTGCACTCAACACTTCATGCTTGGGTTTCAGGACATGCTTAGTAATGTTTACCAGTAAATCTGTGGCCTACCATTGGAAAAACACCTCAATTTATGTGTAAACCAGAGTATATTAACAAATTATAAGACAGTAAACAAAACGTATGCATGATTAAAGTCACGAAATATTAATCCGAACATAGCATTATTGGTTTAAGAGCATAACTTGCAGAAGCATGTATATGGATTAGATATATATAGCATTATTGCCAGAACTTTCCGTTGGAAAAAAGGCCATAGAAACTAAACAAAAACAAACCTGGAATATGTCCACTTTAAATTTAAAGATCTCCTTGATAGCCTCTCTAGCTCTAGATAATATTTTGCTCTGCAGTATCAGAACAAGCCTGGACAAGTTCTCTTCTTTTGTTTGGAGATATATCTCTCGGATAGTTGCGATTTTGACAGGCTCTGGTGGACAGAATACAAGTTGTACCTGAGTAGTGATTGAGTTAGAGTTTATTTTAACCCCCTTACCAAAAGGTAACAAAAATAGACACTCCAAGAAATAGCATTATGCATGGAAAAAGATATAGACATAAGCACTCTAACAGCAGGCGTGGAAGTATACCGATTATGTAAGCATTAAGTTTCAACAGTTACATAATAAATTGAACCCATTTAAAGATGGCGCTATGCATGGACGATAAAACCACAAGAATACTAATTTGCTAAACCATAATAAAAACCCCTACCAGATGCAGGGTTTATCCACTTTTTTGCCTATTTGCAAACTAACAAGTAGGAGTATATGATATCACTGGAACACAAAAAGGCAAATGTGCCATCGTAACATACTCTTTATCATACGCATTAGCAATCTTTTagcaaacttttttttcctgaaaagTATATTTCGCATTCCACAAAATAATTTAAACAACCACTGGATAGTACTATAACACAAATGAAAACACAACTTCATTATTATGTTACTCCCAAACATTTTCTAGAAGAACCAACATCCCTGAAGCAATGTGCAGTGTGTATACCTAGTTGTCCTAATTTTTCAATCAAACACTTTTCCCGTCATGTGTATATCCCAGACGAACGCTAATGAGTAAAAAGAAATCATGACCATGATAATAATTTAATAACTCCATAGGTCGCAACTTAAACACATGAGCAGATGAGCAGATGGAAGAAATGATATCGCAAGAAATGATTGGGCGAGATATACCTTCTTGGAGGGGTCGGAGACGAGGGTGGTGGTGAAGGCGAGGCGTTCGATCCCGGGCTTCTCAGCCCACCAGGCGCGGAACTCAGGGAGGGTGCGGGCGATCTCGGCCTCCGGCACGCTGTACCCGCGGTCGCGGAGCATCTCCATCGCCGTCCGGCGCGCCAGGAACAGGCGGTGGCTCTCCACGCTGCCGCGGTCGATCATCGATGCTATGCATTCGGGGACCTCATGCACGTCGACGTCGTCGACttccatctccgccgccatggcgacggcgggaggggGAGCGTCGCGCGCAGCAGCGGGGACGACGGCAGGAGGAGGGGCGGAGACAGCGGCGGGAGGGGAAACGTCGTGTGCGGCGGAGGGAGGGGAAAcgtcgcgggcggcggcaggaggaggggAAACGTCgcgtgcggcggaggcggcggcgggaggggaaacgtcgcgggcggcgggggcggcggcgggaggaggggaaacgtcgcgggcggcggtggtgctctCGGCGGTTTCTATTGAGGTGGCGGCGGTCGCGCTCTCAGCCGATTCTATTGTCGTGAAGGATTGCTGGTAGGGGGAGGAGTGACTCATCTTACCCTCTTTTTATGATGAACTAATATTTTTCTGTCTAGCTAAGTTTTTAGAAATATTCTGATGAGATGAAATAGAGTTTAGAACGTGTTTATACTATAAAAGTATATTCGTTTTTATAAATGTCTAATATACCCCATAGAATTTTGGTATGTCCGATTTGCCCCTAAACGATAATAATGAACGAAATCTGTGCTGGACTTTTTAAACCGAATAAAACGGGGTTTTAGAATGTATTTATAGGAGAAAAGTCTAGATTACCGCTCTAGTTTGCATTTGTCCGATTTGCCCTTGAAGTCTAATGACGGAGAAGACACGTCCCAAACTATTCAAACCTGAAGAGAACACGAGGTTTAGAGTATGTTTACACTACTCTATGTCTACCTTTTTTGACGGTTAATCTTCACATATCACAACTTTGGACGAGCTATTCGAATAAAGACGATCACTTTGATCTATAAAAAGATAGTTTTGGTAGGTTATAGAATAAGAGATTTCCTAAATAACGCTCAACTGTTTTGTTTATACAACAATAATTTAACTCCTAACATTTGGTTAGTACAAACATTCATACTTCAACTTTTCTCTCTTGGTGAGCTTATCGACTTCAGCAACAACACTACAATGGCTAAGATAAAGGGTAAAATTTCAGGCAAGTTCGGGGGCTTGTGGAAAGGTTAAAAGTGATGGAGTTCTTATCTAGGAAGAATGAGGTAGCAGTTGACCGGCAGTAGGTAACAATGAAGACGATGCAACGAGGATGTAGCGGCACCACCGGAGTCATGAATAGGAGGCATGTGGTGGGCGGGATATGCAGCCGAGAAATCAAGTGGCTTGGTGATGTGGAGGAAATCTCTTAAAAGATGATGTAGAGACATCTCGCTAGATTTGAAAAAGATAAAAACTTGCTTTGAGAAGGGAGTGGATATATAGAGGAAAGCAGGGTTAATGAGGCGAGAGAAAGCAGTCAATGAGGGCTCATCGACGCTGGTGGTAGCACCGTTGAGGCAAGGACAACAACATGTCTCGCAATtttcaaaccaaacaaaaaagttTGTAGAGACATCTCACTAGATTTGAAGAAGATAGAAACCTGCTTTGAGAAGGGAGTGGATATACAGAGGAAGGCAGGGTTAATGAGTGCGACAGAAAGCGGTCAATGAGGGGTTGTCGACACTGGTGGCAGCACCGTCGAGACAAGGACAACAACATGTCTCGCAATtttcaaaccaaacaaaaaagcaAAAACCGTGTATCTTAAGGAAGTAAAAGGAAGGCAAAAACCGTGTATCTTAAGGAAGTAAAAGGCACAAAGATATAAGATTATCTATTGCATCACAACTTATTAACCGAGAGCTGggccttttttttaacaaaatactCATATAGACATTCCCCTCTAATTTGTCCCTAAACTCTAATAACGGAGAAAAACGCATCCCAAATTCTTCAAACCGAAAGAAATAAGGTTTTAGAATAATTTTTACACTACTGCTGGTCCACTCCCTTTTTCCGCTGTTAATCACCACTTATCACAATTCTAGGCGAGCTAGAAGCAAGTACTAGTATATTATTATCGAATAAAACTATCATTTTGGTTTATAAAAGCTAATTAGACTGGCCAAATCTTTAATTTCTTGAAGCGCATCAAATTGTTATTTCACGCACTTTATTTCTGCTGCAAAAGGTTACATGCCATTTCTCTTGATAAAACAGACCATTTAGTCTCATAATAGGCATGGATGTTCCCAAGTATAAAAGCCTCCAGCAACAAACGCGTCAGTTCAGTACTAAGCACTGATCCAAGAGGAGGAGCACTAAAACCCTTCTCCAGCAACAGACCACGTTCTACAAAGAATTTAACTCTTCATATCCGGTTATGTAACGAGAAACCACCAGAATTGTAGTTTTGGCTATTGATTTAAGTATCCCCGACATGTCTTCAAACATGTCAACAATCAGCACAACCTTACTTTTCATGTTGGACCTCTGTTACTGGGAAGAGCTTCTCTAACTTTGCATTGGAAAGAACCTTGTTAGGGTCAAGCTCCATGCGTGCTTTGTTATATGCATCTACTGGGAAACGTTTCCTCAACCTAGCCTGGAGTTCAGCGAGTTCATCCTTATCCTTAGGAACCTAAAGAGAAATGAAGAAATGTTGATCAGTACGGTATGGATATTGCAAACAAAGCGGACTGGACAGTGCTATCATGCATCATGCTATGAATACAATGCAAGGGAGGTCATTCTCTCGAAATTAACATGTCTgacgttgtttttttttggcggTGAACATGTCTGATGTTAATTTCAACCATTCTGCAGCAATGGACTGTACTAacaaacaataaataaaaatagcTGCCCAGATCTTGCATCAAGCAGTGAAAGTTCGCACCTCAATTTTGGCCCAGTGTTCATATGCAGAATAACCATCCCATAGATTTGTTTGCGTCTTACTTCTGTAATTAAAAAATTCCTCTGTAATTTCCTTCCTTTGGCGAGCATCCGACGTTGGGAGGTACATTATTATCCCAACCTGCACATTGATCACAATAAATCAGGTCACTAAAACTGATGTTACAGACTACAAAGTGAAACTGCATAATGTTGGACATTTCTCAAAGAAGAAGCACTACTACATCAGTTGACAGTACCGATAAGAAAATCTCGAAAAAAGAGAAATTGCACAGTTCTCCCGGAACCAGTTAAATATCTATATACAGTTAGTTGCCTACCATGTATTCAATAAATATTGCTCGATTGTGGTTTATACCTTAGAAATTCTAGAGGGGGCATAGCAAATGTTGCAGAACATGTGAACAGATCATCTACATTGAAGttgaagaaaatatttttcgtACATGTAAACAGAGTACCATTGAAGCAAGAGGGAGCATCCTCTAAACTATATCATATGAAGAAACTAGCCAAATTCCAAGTGCAATCAATGTGGTAATTTCGAGCCCATGAGAGCAAATGCCAAAGGTTCTTTTTCTATtgtttaaatatgtttaaatatgtaataatatattataagaAAGACTACCTATATCTATATGTAGACACATTTGCTGTCAGAAATGCAAATGATAGCTATTGTAGATTTGTAGGCAGAGGAACTATCTGCCATCTTGTATATCAATTGCCCAGTCCAACTGTTTACCAAGTTATCCAATATTCATTACAACAGGAAACAAGTTAGcagtaaaatatataaacaaccAGAGGTGGATGGTGGCAACAAGGAATCCTTGTTAAATATAATGAAAAAGGTAATGTGCAGAGCAAATTACCCATGAAAATATGTCATCTTCTTGAGAGCTTGATGCTGGGCTCATGGGACTCCTGCTGCAGGCAGTCCAACGCTGCTCAATAGGTGCCGGTGCGGGTATATCTTCCTTCTCAATCAACTGCAGCAGCTCCTCTATATAATCCAGATCCTTCATATTAGGCTTTGCTAGGGTCCCTGCAGGGAAGCAAGTTTCAGAAACCCACTGCTGCCCACCACAATCAAAGCCTAATATTTCGTCACTCCAGCCCATGCGATAACCCTCTGACTTCTTCCAATATTCAGCTTCTGCTTTGTTAATTCTGATCACATGATCTTTGTCTAGAGGATCCAGGGTAAGCAACCGATCCCTCAATTCAGTGAATGAAAGCTGATCTACTTCTGGGTCATTACTTTCTGCTTTAGTTCTGAAAAGCATCTACAAGATGGCATTAGCTAGAAACTAGTGAAATGCTATTGCTGAGTAAAGCTAGAATGTTtagtgcaaaagaaaaaaaagtaccaTTGAGTAGATATGTACAGTGCATACAGCTACAGGTTGAATGCAGTGCATATTGTTTTGAGGTAGTACCTATATTTCTTCAATGACTCATGATAAAGATCACGAACATGTTGTATAGCCTCATCCTTTCCATATTTTGAGGTAAACTTTGGAGTTCTCCACCTTGAAGGAGGATTGCATTGGACAACAACAACTGTATCGGTGTATGGAATCCATAAGTActtaatatgtttattttcagAGAGCCATTTCCTGAGAAAGGAGGGGAGTGAAAGAAAGTCAGTTTTCTCCAGTAAATGATGACAAAATTGATAAGCAAACCAATTCCAGACATCCATTTAATGATCAGAATGAGATAACATTACTTGTGATTTTTCTTGACTTCGTCTGCATTGGAAACGAAAGTGTGTTCAATAAGTTGGTGTCTTTCCACACATTGAAGAGTAACTTCTGCTACAACTCCAAGGCCACCAAGTCCACAGCGAGCAAGATAGAATAAATCAGGATCCTTCTCCCTTGACAACTCTATTGTCCCCTTGGCAGGGGTAACCAATTTCATGCTAATAACTTGTTCATCAATTGGTGGCAATCTTGCACCAGTGCCATGGGCACCAACCTGCAATCAGTCATGAAATGATCATCTGATTCCGAGGTAAGCTGTACAGAAATGCATATGGCCTGAACTGCATGTTAAGTCCCATCTATTTATTCTGGTTtgagtaatactccctccgtttcatagtATAAGTTGCTTTGaattttttcctagtcaaacttgtTTAGGTTTGACCAaacttatagaaaaatttagcaacatctactaTACCAAACAAGTTTCATTAAATGTAACATTGGatatattttgacaatatgtttgttttgtgttgaaaatattgctacatttttctattaacttgtcaaacttaaaaaaaatcgactaagaaaaaaaattcaaaacgacttataatatgaaacggaggtagtacttctTTATCCTCCCTACCTAATCCACAAACACATCTTCCCTAACAAGCTTAAGCCAACTTTCATCGAAGGGAACAACATACAGTAGATCTTATTTCCATCATTTCAACAGTAAACTCAGTGAATGCTTATAAGGTAGCCATGTCATTCCATACATGAGAATCAACAGATATGTGATAACagagtgacaaaaaaaaagttatattccTTGTCCAAATACAAGGAAGAACAATAACTGCGGAAGTTTTCAGTATATCGGAATGCAATGCCATGTTAAGAACAAACAGTGAATGCATTTCTAGCTTCCACAAATTACTATCAAATGCATAAAAAATTACAACAAGATTGTAGAGTAGAGATAACCGTGACATTTTTCCGATTTGTTACTTTTTGTTGGATGACTATCGTCTAATCAGAAAGCCTCTCTATCTCACCAATTTATCTGGGAAAGTTCTATTGATGTCAATTGAAACAAATTCTACTACATTTCATTGAACATATCCAACAAATTTGCCAATTATACTTTTATACTGACTGGTAAAATCATTAATTTCTTACTATCAAGTCTCCAATAAATCACTCTAGATAGCTACATATTCTTTTCATTCCAGCAGAAGCTACAGAACTGACCTGAATGATGCCGCCGACCTGCTGCTCCCGAATGGACGCGAAGTTCTGCAGCGTGAGACCATGCTCCCGGAGCGCGTCGACAAGCTCGGCGACGCGTATCCCGGCCTGCACGGTGACGGTCTTCTTCTTGGCGTCGACGCCGAGCACCTTGTCCATGAGCGCGAGGTTGACCATGCCGGCGCGGGAGAGCGCGAGGCCATTGGGGGACAGGCCCGAGCCGAGGGGCCTGAGCTTGCGGCACtcgccgtgggcggcggcgagcgcgtcgtGGAGGGCGGGGAGGGagtcgggctggaggaggacgcGGGTGTGGACCTCGTGGGTGGCGCTCCAGTTGGAGACGGCGTGGAGGTCGTCGGGGAGCGGCGCGTACTTGAAGGGGACGGCCTTCTTGTGGAGCGCGTCGGGGGGAAGCGGGAAGGAGTAGTAGGTGGCGGCGCCgcagccgaggaggaggagcgcgtaGCCGGCGTACTTGCGGAGGTCGGCGTCGGAGGCCGGGAGCGGGGACGAGGCGGAGAGCGCCCTGacaaggtggaggtggtggtgggaggaaggggaggaggaggcgcggcggaggatgccggcgaggaggaggcgccgcatCGTCGCTCGTCGGCGGCAGAACAGGGACGAAATGCAGCCACCGCACCAGATCGAAAtggggttttctttttttcttttttttttccttttccttttttcttttcaattttttggCCCGCACTTGGAATAAAGCCCATATAACGAAAGGCCCAATGGCTGCAAGTTAGTGGGCCGTAACTAGCATTCCGTGGGCCCAAGGGCTGCCCGACTCCGCTGCCAAATCAAAACCCTAGCTTAGCTTTCCCCTTTGCTCGAGGTAGACGACGATGGCGCCCAAGAGGAagccggacgacgacgacgacgtgggggAATCAACCGACGAGTTCGCAAATCCATTCGACGACACGATGCAGTTCACCAAGCCGGTTTACCTCGTGGCGGTGCGCGACGACGACCAGGCGGCCGCCTACTCCGTTCTGAAGAtcgatgccgccgccgttgccggtaACGACGAGCCGCGGCGcgtccgcgccgtcgccgtgctgACGACCGGCACCGAGCCTGGCATGTCCTTCGTCACGGCGCGTTCGAGGCACGGGTCGTGGAttgtcggcgtcggcggtgggcTAAGAGCCGGCACCATCATCTTCGACCCGGGCACCATCATCACGCGGCTCGGCTACCCCAAGCACAAGCCCGTCTTGATCTCCCATGGCAGCGAGGTGTATGCCATCTCAGGCACCCCCAGAGTGAAGCCCTCCATGGACTGCGAGCCATGGTTTGAATCTCTCAGCTTCAAAGATGGTGTCCCCTCCAAGGAGTGCGGCCGTTGGGTCTCATGGCATCACCTGCCGCCACCACCCTTCTTCCCGTGTTTCTTGAATCCCTATGAATTTCGCAATCCACCTGAAATTTTTCAGTCTCATCCTATGCTGTCATTGGCTCATACATTTTGATTTCCCCACAGCCGGAACTAGTGGTAGGTACTTACGCTTTTCATGTGGTGAACAAAATTTGGGAGAAGATCCATGAAAAGAACCTGCCTTTTGTTGGTCAGGCAGTGCACCTTGGCGGCAGCCTCTTCGCCGCCTGTCCCATATCCAACACTGCCTCAACCTCAACATCTGCCTCTGTGTTCCACATGTCCATCAAAATCTCCTCGTCCATTCCCTCATTATCAATCCAAAAGTTCAAGGTGATGGCATCAGTGGACAAGATTACCTTCCCGCTCTTCTGCCCCATGGGAATGGGCAGCTTCTGTTGCATCAGGTTGGGGCCATCTCGTCTCCGGCACAGACGAAAAACCAACTATCGTCGCTGGCGCAGCCCAAAAACCAGCTGCTTGAAGGAGGTCCATGTTATCTCGACTGCCTTTCGGATAGAGAACATTGAAGCTATCATGACTCATTGTCAGTCCCAGGAATCTAAGGCTAAGGATCAGCTACTTGCACTACAAGTGAAGGAACAGATGCATTCATGCGAATCCAAGGAAATACATGGTTTGCTGGGTTCTGGCATTCCTGTGGTTGCTGCCCTCTCCATGTAAGCACATGAGGAGTCTCCCTCTTGTTCTTATCTATTATACTCCCATTTAGTTTGTGATTTTATTCAAGTACACATCCGAATTCGCTGAAACAAGACAGATATGAATGTGCTTTGACTCGGTCCAATTTGAATccaatcagtttttttttttgagaaagagGGCGAAGCCCTCCCATTTCATTAACGAAATAAAAAGATCCTTGAATCCAATCAGTTACAGGTGACAAATTTCACAACAATGTGTTACTACATCAGTAAACAATTTGCTACTAGTATAAAGGTTAAGGCATCTTCACTGTAGGCCGAACTA harbors:
- the LOC4349749 gene encoding L-galactono-1,4-lactone dehydrogenase 1, mitochondrial, producing the protein MRRLLLAGILRRASSSPSSHHHLHLVRALSASSPLPASDADLRKYAGYALLLLGCGAATYYSFPLPPDALHKKAVPFKYAPLPDDLHAVSNWSATHEVHTRVLLQPDSLPALHDALAAAHGECRKLRPLGSGLSPNGLALSRAGMVNLALMDKVLGVDAKKKTVTVQAGIRVAELVDALREHGLTLQNFASIREQQVGGIIQVGAHGTGARLPPIDEQVISMKLVTPAKGTIELSREKDPDLFYLARCGLGGLGVVAEVTLQCVERHQLIEHTFVSNADEVKKNHKKWLSENKHIKYLWIPYTDTVVVVQCNPPSRWRTPKFTSKYGKDEAIQHVRDLYHESLKKYRTKAESNDPEVDQLSFTELRDRLLTLDPLDKDHVIRINKAEAEYWKKSEGYRMGWSDEILGFDCGGQQWVSETCFPAGTLAKPNMKDLDYIEELLQLIEKEDIPAPAPIEQRWTACSRSPMSPASSSQEDDIFSWVGIIMYLPTSDARQRKEITEEFFNYRSKTQTNLWDGYSAYEHWAKIEVPKDKDELAELQARLRKRFPVDAYNKARMELDPNKVLSNAKLEKLFPVTEVQHEK
- the LOC4349748 gene encoding DNA-directed RNA polymerase V subunit 5A, with product MSHSSPYQQSFTTIESAESATAATSIETAESTTAARDVSPPPAAAPAARDVSPPAAASAARDVSPPPAAARDVSPPSAAHDVSPPAAVSAPPPAVVPAAARDAPPPAVAMAAEMEVDDVDVHEVPECIASMIDRGSVESHRLFLARRTAMEMLRDRGYSVPEAEIARTLPEFRAWWAEKPGIERLAFTTTLVSDPSKKVQLVFCPPEPVKIATIREIYLQTKEENLSRLVLILQSKILSRAREAIKEIFKFKVDIFQATDLLVNITKHVLKPKHEVLSADQKAKLLKEYNVEDSQLPRMLETDAVARYYGFDKGTVVKVIYDGELTGKRVAYRCVF